The sequence GCTAAATAAAGCGCCTTTTACTACACATGTTTATTTACTTATTTTAGAATTTTCTTATTATGTAATAATTGCGtaattatagttataagaagcaacttatctacttctacctttttcttatactccttATAAGTCTAATCTAATAACGCCTAAGACatatttatatatagcttactagcctttatatactttacacactttagaccttttagactacctagcataatatagtacttatagctgctaaagaaataataattataggggactttagtaggtgttataggtgttctccctacagTAGGGGATACCTTAGttaggtcctaggctaagcctagagacctactaaccagtatataatatctacacacctaaagacttatctattaagaatttgtcttatctcttaatatcACCTATTATTTCATCCTATattgctctgctctattacctgcctacagtgcccttacaatttaaatcctttatacttcctcttagaacaggcagctaattagcagcagaGAGACGAGAAAAAACTTAGCTATCAGCAATGGCTAGAGGACAATGTAACCTCTGCttaactactagtaatatagagGAGTTGCCCCCTTATAACAACCTTAGTTAGGAGCTAGATGCATAATGCTGCAACAACATGCCTAAGGTATTACTAGcacctatagagctactacttaacccttatattaggggtaggttagctactacagtaGTAGGCATTGCAACGCTAGACATCCTAACGCTACGCGTTACATAAATAGAGTTACTACAGGCTTCTATCCTGTTGTTGCTAAAGGCACTTAATAAGGCAGAATTGTCTGGCGCCCCTAAATAAGAAATTGAAATCCAGTAGCAGCaatttaactaggtagtaGAGACTCTGCAGCAGACGCACGTTAGACCTACGCTAGGTAGCTACTACCTAGTGTTTAACAAGGCTAGCAAGATAATATAAGTCCTTAACAATGTCTAAcctaagctaaaacttaggatagataataagcctctattaacctagtaggtGGACTAGTAGATGAAGGACATAGACACAGCATTTTAGTACGcttaagtagttaaagactCTGTAACCTACACCTATtagattataggcactatctactatagtgtcTATTAGGAATTAATCTAACAACGTATTAataagggattaatctaaacctagGCTAACCTCTATATAGAGGAGGAGTAGCTTGTATAAGACCTAGTCTTTACTtagtataagaactataataagtactttaactataagtagaaggcTAACAATTCTgttaacacctttctaataaagttaaataagtagaagtctctactactctgcaactttactaagtttaataacaGTACAgataactataagtttaagatagtgTTTATATAGAGCCTTACTCCCTATAAACTCTAACATAAGATCTAGCGCAATAGCAGCCTAGAACATATTACTAAGTAGATAGAGTTTAAACAGGCCCTCTATAACGTAGAGACTGTAATAGTCCtcttaaacttaagcctctAGGCTAAAGGCAGCAGTTAAAAcaaaagaccttactcttctCCTAATAGGGGAGGATTTAAAAGGCACTACAGCTATGCCTTAACCCCCTCTAGAAGCGATACTAGAAAGCAGCTAGGAGACCTCTAGCCAGCAACTAataacgctaatttagtaGGAGGCAAGGGGTCCTATAGGGGCAATTACTACTAACAATCTAATAGGGGTAGTTATTattagctaaattaggggCAAAACCCTTAGGGCCATTAGTAACAGAGCTATTAGAGAGGCTGCAGAGGCAGTAATTAACAATCTAGTAGCAACTAGGGAAATAGGAAGCCCTAGTTGCTAACCTTTtctacctataactaggGCTAGAGACTAAAGGGAAACAAACCTGTATAGCAGTTACTATCTAGCTAATTAACTCTAAGGGCAACCCTAGGACTCTCTAGGCCTTGTACAACTTAGGtttagagctaaaccttattactaaacaGGTAGCTAGAGACCTAGGGCTTAACCTAGAGGGAACTAACCAGCAACTAAACGCGGTGGTCCTAGACAATACAAAGCTGTTGTTAACAGAGCAGTACTAGTTAACAATGGTCTGCTACAACAGCAAGGGAACGCCtaagatagttaggctaactaaattctagtctatattatttgttagatataacctagtattaggttatctatagctagctaaggtagACCTGTATATCTACTTCTCTGCAGAAACCTATAAGTAGTTTACAGATAACGTTAAGAAAGTCtagctagtaactactaAACAATTGTTTAgtaacctagacctaggtaagcatctatacctactatagtCTAAGAGTCTAAGTATAGGGGGTCTAACAGACGTCTACTAGATAGACAACAGACAGACGCTAGATATAACCcttactaagtagttaaggattatagtagtaggaaTTAACAGTGGCCCTATACTAGAGGCTAACACTCTAGACATAGAAGAGCTTAAATATATGCCTAAGCACCTCTATTACAAGTAGTTTACGTTTAGTAAACGCTAGACAAGTGTATTAGCGCCCTACTAGGAGTATAATCactctatagatattaaGGCAGGTACTAAGGTtcctaacctcctaatctATAACTTATTCTGCTAAGAACTAGATATACTCTAGAAATACCTTAAGGCAGTATAGAAGAAGGGCTAGATCTACCTAAGCAAGTTACTAGCAGAAGCACCTATCCTGTTTATTCCTAaacctaatagcactataagattgtATGTTAATTATTAGGGATTAAATAAGATAACTATTAAGAATTAGTATTCTATCCTACTAGTAAGTAAGATAATGGATTGTCTGTTAATAGCAaaggtctttactaagctagatctaCGTAACGCctactataggctctagattaaggagggtaataagtagaagactgcgtttaagacGCGATACAGTTATTTCAAATACctagtaatgctgtttagctTAGCTAACGCACTAGCCACGTTCTAATCCTATATCTACAGAGCCCTAGAAGGCCTACTAGATAGGATCTGTATAGTTTACATAGACaacatccttatctattCCTAGAATAAGAAAGACTACAACAAGCACGTTAAAGAGGTCCTTAATTGCCTGGTTAAATAGGGGATATTTGCGAAGGCAAGCAAGTGcgtcttctctagcaagttagtagagtttctaggatttgttattaccctagatagtgtagtaatagattcTAAGAGGGTCtgtactattactaaatggCCTAAActatctagttataaggatatttaagtgttcttaggctttactaacttTTATTAGcagtttatatttaactacttaggaaTTATCTAGCTgcttattaactatataacagccgcctaatacctagcagagGACTAGAGGGTCCCTAGTTAAGAAGAGGGGGGGCaagactaaagaagagttagaagagactaataaaatagtataaactatagcaCTAGCTAGAGGAAGCGCGCACAGCGTTCCTTACAATTAGGGAGAAGTTTATAGAGGCCCTAGTGCTTTAGCACTTTAACCTAAACAAGCCtattattattcttactaacgcGTTAGACtttgctatagcagctatcctATTGCAACCCTAAACGTCTAAAGTGGCCACAGAGCTATACTAAAAGCCTGTGGTATTTTAGAGCTAGAGGTTTACAGGcctatctattagatagcatacctataataaagaactaTCTACAATTGTAAAAGCCTTTAGGCAGTAGAGACACTATCTTAAACACGCCCTAGTAACAATTAGAGTACTTTTagattataataacctaaggtactttataacaacAAAGAAGCTCTCTCCTAAGTAAGCctaataggcagaagagctagtaagatttaactttaaagttaaatataagctaggaCCTAAAAACACAGCAGACAGCCTATTAAGGCGTCTAGATTACGTAGAAGGTCTTAAGGTTAGAGAGCAGCAGGCCCTACAGGACGCTATACTGCCTACCTTACAACAAAAGCTTTAAATCTAGATAATTTATAAGTTAAGGGCTTAAAATAATGTATAGGTAATATCTAGGCTTAATGTACCTATAGTAGACCTAGCAGCAGTCTAGCAACTACCTAAAGTTGtccctaaggaattctaCTAACATTAGATTAGCTATAGAGATTTGTCTCCTATAAACCCTAatcctctatctattaactaaggttaggattagcctaaaactaaAGCTAGGGGACTAGACTTTAACATTGCTAAAGCTCtcctttatagcctagacaGCAGAGTTAGTGCCTCTATAAACCTTACAAACAAAGCTACGTAAGGAGATTCTACTTTTGCCCTAGATACACTAGTAATTCTAGTAGATTTTGTTAAGTAGGTCTAGCAACAGGACGTACTATACCCTAGAAAGCTGTTACTAACAACTAGGATAGATAGTAGAGCGAAGAAGGCACAACACCACTAGGAGGTTGACCTAAGTAGGACCTTACGCAGAAGTAGAaaagtttagattcctaataatattactctGCGCTACACTATCCTATTAAGgaactataataaccctataggaggttactatagcgtagataagactgctaaagtacttaagaagaagtactattagctagggctgATAAAGGACGTACATTACTACATCTAAAGGTGCCCTAAGTGCTAACTTTACAAAATTAGGAGACATAAACTGTAGGGATTACTTACACTACTTCTAGTCCCTAATACAGCCTAGTAGTACTTCTtccttaactttataatagacctactaaagttaatagataCTAAGGGGAATAAGTACAACACTATactagtccttatagactagtttagtaagtacgtctAGTACCTACCCTGTACTAAGATAATTACTGCCTAGCACCTAGCTAAACTGTTAATGGAACAGAGCTTCTTAAAGCAAGGACTACCAGATACGCTGCTGTTAGATTAAGGTTTAGTATTTACTAGCTAATTTTAGTCTAATATttactactacctaataattaactactagcttagtacggCGTTCTATCCCTAGACGGACAGGCAAACAGAGTGTTAGAATTAGAAGTTAGAGACGTATTTACGCATATACATAAACTActaacaggataactaggtagaccttctactatatactaagtaggcctataactctaaagcttactctatacatagagaatctcctatGAAGGTTACCTTTAGCACTAACCCTAAGGGATTTAACAGGAtgcctaataagcactagctctaAAAGCCCCTAGCTATCTAGGACAAAGACAGAACTACGCTAGAGCTGTGTAGGTAGGTTGCTAGACACTTAGAGCGCTAGCATAATATATAGAGAATAGTAAAAGAAGCCTTAGAGTATATATAAAAGGGTaacgcctagtagtataatataaaGAGGTTAGAACAACACTTTACTAAGGGGGACTTAGTCCTCCTACaggctaagaacctaataacaagctgtcctttaaagaagtttaacgcttACTACCTTAGATTATTTATAGTACTTAGGAAGATAGGAAAGCTAGCGtacaggctaaagctctccCTATTAATAGACAGAGTGCGCCTAGTGTTTAATGTATTATTACTTAAGCGCTAAAGAGAACCCCTAGAGAATAGTAGGttttagctaggtcctattagtatactagaagacattctacctagtaataggtataaggttaaaggtatactattacactaagacactatAGCCTAAGGAAGGGAGTATAGAGttaagtagctaggttagcctAATAAAGAGGCaacctaggaactacttaactatcttaactactgtaataagatcctttaggattattactaaagcGTTTGCGTAGGTAATCTATTAGTAGGTAACTAGGCAGTGCCTAGGGAACTAACGCTACTAAAGCGTAAGAGATAACGTCCTAAGAAGTCTGCCTCCTAAAAAGGATATCCTTCTAACCTAGCTaagaagtaaggatagacGCTTCTAGAATAAGTGcagctagtagctaaaggaggcctagcgtctatctaatacattactagcaagAATAGCACGTTtaagttagaagagaagattaattacaaggtttattaaaagttactatagaagtagagagtctttataactactactacactaggCAGAAGGACTGCTATAACCTACACTCAGGCTTATATTAAAGGAGGGGCTATAGCGTTAGCAGCTACCTAGAGTAAGCTTTATAGGCAATATAGATATCCTCTTAAAGGCGGTAGTAGGAGCCTAGGTAGATAACAGCaggttagtactatagtagtaccaGCGCTTCTCTACCTTATTCGCATAACCTATCTTCTAGAAGTGCTCTTTAAGCATAGCATTAATAACCACGTTGTTAGGCAGCTTTACGCTAACTGTACTAACTACAGCCTActtatattagccttaaGAAAAGAGAGGAGGAAAACAATACTTATAATATACTGCTAGaggttatataactagaaACCCTAGCGCGCTTAGGCGTACTTAGTCTTAGAGAGACTAGacttgttaatatagtaacaaACTACAGCATTATAGGTAACAAAGCTGTTATAACAGCCTAGAGCGTAGTTATAGGTAGTCTGCTAGAACAACTAAACAGCGTTATTAACAGAGTtcttagttgcctagttGCCCTACCTAATAGTCTTCTTGTTAGTCTTACGTAtagcttaattaataaggaagttaagtatattaataGCTTAGTAGAAGATAGAGTTAATCTACACGTATTAGTTACAGATAGACACTAGAGCAGTATAGAAAATACCTTAATGTACTTACTAACCTTTACCTCTCTACAGCTAGCGCACACACTaaagttgtccttatagagcctatacctactaggttaaCAGAAGACGTACATAAACAACTTAATAGTGCCCTTCGaattatacttagagtaagtcGTTAGGCGTATAATACTGCAGCAGTACTAGtattataagagtaagggCTAGGGCTACATGTTGTTAGGTAGCTAATAGACATGGTTAGGTAGGGCCTAGTAGGCAATGTATAGGGGCGGGGGAGTTATATTAGAGAATAGGAGTAAGTAGGCAAGAGCTAAGGTAGGTAAGAGTTAATttaggtaagagttaggtGGTAGATAAGGATAGtagtgtagtaataaggcactataggtGGGGAAATACAGTCCTTATATATACCTAGGCCCCAGCAGCCTAGTAGGCACCTAGTAACAACCTAACCTCTAACTACTCTCTTACCTAACGTAACGTACTGTGTAAATAAATAAaagtttactatatctaaacaCTCGTCTATTAACTAATTAGAAGACGTCTAAtaatcttacctaagatttacGTTGCAAATATACTAAAGCCTAGGCTATACTGCGCAGGAGCCTAAGTAAGGCATTAGGTATAGTAAGGCTAGTAGCTTACTGTTATAAGCTAGTATACAGAGGAGATCTCCTATAAATAAGTAAATCCTATAAGCTAGTTTGCGCAGAAACAGGCTGCAGAAGCTGCTAGCGATCCTCTTACAGACGTTACTAGTTAGAgacttacttacttactacttagGCTCTAGGGATTTCAATCCCTAGTATAAGGCACCTAACTACCTAGGGGGTTATAGAGAGTATAAATAAACGTCTACATATAGGGTAGGCCCTAGCCTAGTACTAGTTACTACCTGTAAGATGTAGGGAGCTAATAGCCTCTACACGTCTAACGTCTAACAAGTTACACTCCCTACAGGTTAAGCTAAAGGCTGCCTTAGCGTTAATCTTTTGTAACGTCTAGTTTAAGCCACTACTTACCTGTTAAGCTATAGAGCTGACAATTGCAGACTTAACCTACGTTAAGACTCTAGTAAATAAGGAAGCGTTGTAATAATAGCGTAGCTAGCGTCTATAGGATTActcttaacagctacctagccttACTTAATACAGGAAAACCTGGTAGCCTAGCAGCACAGCAGTGCTGCCCTAGCAGAGTACTAAGGAGGCGTTGTGACAACAGCGTAGCTAGCATCTAAGGGATTActcttaacagctacctagccttacttaatactagatagttACCCCAGGCCACACTACATTTCTCCTActaagtttttccctctacaggaggtttttctagagcttaataatagcCCTAGGGATTCCCTAAAGCGGTTTGGGACAAACTTTTAgaaggggggggggctattATCACaggtgttctccctacagCAGGGGATACCTTAGTTAGGTCCTAGGCCAAGCTGGGAGACCCACCAACCAGTATATAACATCCACACACctaaagacttatctattaaggattcgTCTCATCTCTCAAAATACCACCTATTATTCGTCCCATCTCGCTCTGCTCAATCGTCTGCCTACAGTGACCTCacagttaataacccttactaatcCAGTAACCATACTTATCCCcaagaactaatagaattagtgcttccggtctttaactaaagtacaactttaacaggACAAACTTCTTTATAAGAGGGTAACGTTATTGTGTTTTTGAATACTACTCAAGGTGTTGTTCTGCCATGCTCTTAGATTTGCTCTTGGCCCATAATTGTTGCTCCTTATCCACAAACCAAGGATGCAGCAACGGTTTGACCTTTACTACATGCTCGCTCTCGCGAACTGTCACACCAAATTCCATACCATCTCTGTAGCTTCCACCTTCAGCACTCACGCTCATAGGTGTCATCATTTCCAACCGGCATAGCGCGAGACCAATGTTGCCGATGCAAGTAACGAACTTGCCGGTCGCGCGACCCTTTTTGATTGCACCCGTTTCATCGAGCTGCTTAATATCGGCCCCGGATTCCAGTTGCAGTGATGAAGATAGAGGAATGCCAGAAAAATCGAGCTGCACAGGCAAGAGCCGCTTTCGAACCACGCCGGTGTGTTTTGTTCGGATAGTAAGTTCCTGACCGACATAGCAACCTTTCTTGAAGTCTATACCCTGTGCCAGATCGATATTGACCTCCATCGGCAAAGCGCTTTCTCTTGCGATCTCATGCGGTCCTTCGGCAATGCCTTGCTTGTAACGCTGCAAGTGGTACTGCTGTATGTCTTGTATCTCTGATCCACCACTGATAAGACTGCTGTCGGGCTTTGCTAGAATCCTCCAGAGAGTCGACATGTCCCCGCGTGGATCACACATATCTGCTATGACTGCCTGCGCGTTGACGCTGTTATATGCTTGGCCCCACGCCGCCCATACACCTAGCTCTTCTTCGGGTACGAGCTCAATGCTAACCTTGCTTCTAAGTTTGTGCCGCTTCAAGTGCTTTCTTAGCGCTTCAATCTCCGATGCATCGACTTCAACGTAACAACTCCAATGGTCCTCATTTGCCAGCAGCTCCGGATACACCCATACAAAAACGTCCCATAGCACGCGACCTCTGGAATCGAGAAAAGCAGCGAAGAACGGCTGATCGCGGTGCGCATGGACATTGTTCGTGATCAAGCCTTGGAGGAACTTGACTGTATCGGGGCcagagaggaagaggaggcggcGATGCGAAAGAGGTGTGATGCCTGATTTTGTAGGTTGCGACGCATCGTTCGTGGTCGAGTAGGAACAGGCACTCCTGACCCGAGGAAGAGACGCACGCCCTACGGCTAATGGCCTCGATATTTGAGGATATGGTCGCGATGGCTGCAGTGCTCGTTGCGGCGCACGGCGGGACCTTGAGGATGGTAGGGTGCAGATTGTACGGACTGCGACGAAGCGCGCGCTCTGCCAGGCGCCACGGCTGCTCCGGCACGAGGTGCAGACGTATGCAGGAAACCGTGTAACTACTGAGGTCGATGGTGCCGCCATGACTTTTCAAACAATGAGGTGCAGTGGTTATCGCATCGAGCTGTGACGAAAAGTTGGGGTGGGGCGTCAGGCTGTTGAAGGCTCACAATCGATAAGCAAATAGCCTCGGAGCAGGTGCCACAACGATGAAGTCAAGTCTACTAGTCCAAAGGCTCGAGTACATGCATGCGTCAAATATGCCCGGCATGATTGATAAACAGCATTACAACACCCAGCTCGCCCAAGCCTCAAACGCCAGGTTCCAAAACGATGCCCCTCAAATGCTTCATCGACAAATCAGCAACTAATCATCCTTCCGACTTTGACTCGCGTGACTTGTCAGTCGTGCATGTTCATCATCACTGCCTTTCGGGCTTGCTGGCTCTAGATCATCCTCATCATCACTCCACTTGTCATCTTCACCCACCGCAAAGATGGTGTCACCGTCAAGAGATTCTCTGGGCGGATGAATAGGCTTCTGTGGTTGGGGAGCAGGTAATGGCGAAACGTCGCGGGCTGCGTTACGCTGTCGTCGCACTGGATCATACGATGGAGGATGGTCTGAGGGCCCATCTTCCTCGTCGAGTGAGTCGCGAATTGAGGCAATCTCGAAGCCTTCGTCGTCTTGCGCAATCTATTCATGTATTAGTCTTGCACCAATCAACGCAATTCGCGATGGACTTACCTCATCACTCATGGCGAACCTCCTGTTATTGGCTGTGGGTCTCCACATGTACGCAACAAAGCAGACATCTGCCAGGTACACCAGGTTGAGCCAGCCATCCAACACGAACCATCTGGTCTGCCAATGTGTCGGCGCAAAGTCCGGAGTTGAGGCGCCGGCGAAGGTAAAGCTATTGATAAAGAAGAAACCAAAAATAACGACAATACTGGTCAAAATACACCACCAAAGTCTCTTGTACATAGTAGCTTTGACGTGTTGCTTGCGCTCCATAAGATCCTTCATGGTGAGATTGAGAGAGTTCAAGGTCCAAATGTAAAAAGCGGTCAATGTGGCGGATAGAGGCAGAATGACAAGCAGAACAAGTGGTCCTGCATCATCGGGGCGAACGGTGAGCGATGCGACAGCATAGATGACACCGAATACAAAGTGAGCGACGGCCAGCCAGCGGACGATAGTCATGGTCTTGCCAAGGGAAGGCTTGACGACACCGTAGCCCATGCATACGATGAGGAGCAGGAAGAAAGAGAACGAGTTGCGGAAAGCGTTCAGTACAGCAACAACGACCATGAGCACCTTGGTGCCAATGTTGTTGCCATGGCGGTTCTGGTAGTCATAGAAGCCCCAGGTCATGAGCATCTCTACTACGAGGAAGACAAGAATGGCTGTGATGTAGTTCTGCACAGCCAGGATGTCGTGTCTGTTTTGGTAGTATAGGAAGCCCCAGAAGAGAAGTACAACAAAGTATACAATGGTGATGCCGCCGTAGAAGGGGAGCTTTGCGATTTGCGCCGCTGGGAGCTCGCCATAAGCGTTGCGGAACGTGACGATAGCTTCGTACTCGACGTCTTTGGTGTAGGCAGCTGTGGCGACACAGTAGTAGCCAGTCTTGATCGCCAACTTCCGCTCCCCACTGGCGACTGGGTAGTTGATCGGCTTAGGATCGTTCAGGTGGACGGCAGCAGTCCGGATGTACATGTTGGATGCGGACTCGGCGTCGTCGGCCAAGATCCACTCACCCTTATGAGTTCCGTTGCACAGCTTCGCGTCGATGGCGTCGTCATTGCAGATGTATGAACGCTGTCACCCAAATCAGCCTGAAACAGCAGCGACTATTGTGGAACTATACTGACGTCGTCAACAGGCATCACAGATGGCTTGCCTAGCAGTAGCGAGTCTTTCCATTCCCAGACGACTACGCCCACGGTGGGATCCTCGATCTCCTGGTTCTGATCTCCCTTCTTGAGGAACTTGATAAGTATGAACGGGTCGACCTTTCCACCCCACGACTTCTTGCTGTACATGCCCGAACATTTCTGCGCGTCGTCGCGAGTAAGGGTTACATCGATTGCTGTGACCGCTGTTAGGGCAGACAGTAACAGCAGCCCTGTACTGTGCAGCCATTGCGGCTTCATCGTGTGTGGCTTGAGGCCAGCTGGCGGAGCTGACAATCGTTCGGTCGCAATGCGGTCGGCGCAGGTTTGGATTGCGCGTAGCTGGGTTTGCCCTCGATCGACCTTGTTCCTTAATTGTTCCTTGGTTGAAGAGACAAAGCTGGTGCAGAAGGCTGCAGTGTTGAATGTTTGGCTGCGCGTCGTCACTGCCTCCAACTCCGGCAGCGCGGGAGCTTAGGCCACTAGCGCGCCCTCTCGCCTTTCTGCTCTGTGGCGGTGCGGCCGACTCACTCACCAACTAGAATAACCCTGCATCACCAACATTCAACCCCCTCCTCTCTCCCCTATCCCTTCCACCAACCGCACATCATGCCAGGCAAAACCTCAGACAGTCCCACTGGCGACGTCTGCAGAAGGTGTAAAGAAAACGTCGCGGTTCTTGTAGTGCGCTTGGAGCCACTTTGCCAGTCAGCACCACGCACGACCCCCTTCTGCGTGTGAATGTGCTAAATTTTTAACAGAGAGTGTTTCGCCAGATATGTACACACA is a genomic window of Ascochyta rabiei chromosome 8, complete sequence containing:
- a CDS encoding ccr4 associated factor — its product is MAAPSTSVVTRFPAYVCTSCRSSRGAWQSARFVAVRTICTLPSSRSRRAPQRALQPSRPYPQISRPLAVGRASLPRVRSACSYSTTNDASQPTKSGITPLSHRRLLFLSGPDTVKFLQGLITNNVHAHRDQPFFAAFLDSRGRVLWDVFVWVYPELLANEDHWSCYVEVDASEIEALRKHLKRHKLRSKVSIELVPEEELGVWAAWGQAYNSVNAQAVIADMCDPRGDMSTLWRILAKPDSSLISGGSEIQDIQQYHLQRYKQGIAEGPHEIARESALPMEVNIDLAQGIDFKKGCYVGQELTIRTKHTGVVRKRLLPVQLDFSGIPLSSSLQLESGADIKQLDETGAIKKGRATGKFVTCIGNIGLALCRLEMMTPMSVSAEGGSYRDGMEFGVTVRESEHVVKVKPLLHPWFVDKEQQLWAKSKSKSMAEQHLE
- a CDS encoding Membrane protein ptm1, producing the protein MKPQWLHSTGLLLLSALTAVTAIDVTLTRDDAQKCSGMYSKKSWGGKVDPFILIKFLKKGDQNQEIEDPTVGVVVWEWKDSLLLGKPSVMPVDDRSYICNDDAIDAKLCNGTHKGEWILADDAESASNMYIRTAAVHLNDPKPINYPVASGERKLAIKTGYYCVATAAYTKDVEYEAIVTFRNAYGELPAAQIAKLPFYGGITIVYFVVLLFWGFLYYQNRHDILAVQNYITAILVFLVVEMLMTWGFYDYQNRHGNNIGTKVLMVVVAVLNAFRNSFSFFLLLIVCMGYGVVKPSLGKTMTIVRWLAVAHFVFGVIYAVASLTVRPDDAGPLVLLVILPLSATLTAFYIWTLNSLNLTMKDLMERKQHVKATMYKRLWWCILTSIVVIFGFFFINSFTFAGASTPDFAPTHWQTRWFVLDGWLNLVYLADVCFVAYMWRPTANNRRFAMSDEIAQDDEGFEIASIRDSLDEEDGPSDHPPSYDPVRRQRNAARDVSPLPAPQPQKPIHPPRESLDGDTIFAVGEDDKWSDDEDDLEPASPKGSDDEHARLTSHASQSRKDD